In Spirosoma pollinicola, the genomic window CAAGCCCACCTGTGTTCCCAAGAGGTGGTCCGCCACCGCGGCAATGCCGACAAATTATCAGAACGGCCTATGATCCCTTCTATCGCCGAGCCCTGGAGCGCCAGCAAAGTCGACGGGGCAAACGCTTGAAGCGGCTTCGTCAACGGACGGTGGAACCCGTCTTAGGTAGTCTAGTGGAGTACAATGGGTTGCGAAAGATTAATGTACGGGGTAAAGCTGGGGCCCACAAGGTGATGCTGATGGCGGCTACTGCCTTCAACCTCAAGAAGTATATGAAGTTCACCACCAAGTCCACTCTCAGCCAGGCCATAGCCCTAAGAGTGGAATGGTCATTGTCTTCTCAGGACACTTTTTTGTGCTTTGGCATGCCTTTTCTCAACTAAGAAGGGCAGACCAGGGTAGAAAATCTCATTCGCCAATTCAGCCACTGAAAAATCGACGTTGGAAGCGGAGTTGTGCAACAGCCACGCTCCCAAATGAGACGAATGGAAATTACTAATCAATAAATAGGGGGTTCCGCCTCTACGTCTGTTAATAATTTTCAAGGCGGTAAATTTCGTTGATTGGGATACAAAAGAAGAGGCACGTCGTCTGTGTAGTGACTGCGTTTTTGGCCTGGAATCGCTTCGACTAGCTAGCATCCTACCTAGTGTTGCTGAGATTAATTATTGACACTCGACTGGGTTCACTACTGACATACGGCTGTCACTCCCCTGGTGTTTCTTTGTGTAGTCATTCAATTGACAACCTCAACCAATTACAGACCATGGAAAACACAGTGCAGCTTAGCCAAACGATGGTTCCGATCGTTCTCTCCCCCCAGCAACTTCTTGCCCATTGGCAGGGACACCGCGGACTCACCCGCCGGTTGATCGAAGCCTACCCCGAGGAACACTTCTTTTCGTATTCCCTGGGCGGCATGCGACCTTGCTCGGCCCTGATTGATGAAGTCCTGCAAATGGCCGACCAGAGTATGCAGGGCGTTGTTTCGGGCATTTGGCCTTCGTTTGGCCAGGGTTCGGAGGCACCTCCAAAAGCAACTACAAAGGAGCAGGTACTGGCGCAGTGGGATCGGGTGACCGAGACGATTAATGCCCATTGGCCGCAGATTCCATCCACTCGCTTCCAGGAAGTCGACAAGGCGTTTGGACTGTATGAAGGTCCTATCTACTGGTTTCTTTTCTACCTGATCGATAATGAAATTCATCACCGGGGTCAGGCTTATGTCTACCTGCGCACGCTGGGCGTAGAGCCGCCCGCTTTCTGGGATCGTCCCCAGGTATAGTCCGCTGGAAGCCCGGATAAGCCGATTAAAGGAGAAGGCGAATGGATTACCTATTCTACGAACGTAAACTGTTTTCGGATGAACGCCGATAAAAGACCCCTGTTGACGCGAGCAATACCGGTAACTGATTTTTCAGACTATTACTGGCTAAAAAAAGAGTTGGTTGATTTTTGTACACGACAGGGCCTCAAAACAAGTGGTAGCAAACTAGAAATTACGGAACGTATTGCGCATTTTCTGCAAACAGGTCGGCCACCAACCGACCTGGCACGTCCGAGCAAATCCTCCAATTCCGCTGACGGCCCGCCCCTAGTGGTTATGATGGATGCGCCCATCACGAAAAACTACACCAGTGGAGAACACATTCGGGGATTCTTTAAATCAGTGATTGGCCCACATTTTCATTTCACCGTAGGCCTGATGAAGTTTTGTAAGGAAAACCCAACCAAAACGTTTGGCGATGCCGTGCAGTACTGGCAGGAGGAATACCATCGAAAAAGCGACAAGTCGTATCAGCCCGAGATTGGGCCTCAGTTTGAGTACAATCAATACATCCGGGATTTTATGGCCGCTAATGCCGGCGCGTCGCTAAAAGAGGCCATCAGGCACTGGAAGCAAAAACGCAGCGCGCGGGGTGACAATAAATACTCCCGCGATGACCTGGCTTACGAATCATCAGAGACGAACGAGTAACTTTTTAAGTGAATCAAGGGACCGTATGCGACTTATTGAGTTAGACAAATATTAGGAATCTCAACAAACCCTCCTACTCGATACAACAGAGATCGTATAAGTCTGCTTCGAGAAACGGGCGTTTGAAGAGATACCATTAATGAATGGGCTTATATCGGATTTACCCTCAAAAATCACCTTGTCCGTTGCACCTTGCAACCACGTGTTCCGCACCGCACCAGGACCATTGAACCGAACCTGCACCCCGATGATCTCAGCCGGTCGGTTCTTGATTCGAGCCTGGTAAACCGCTCGCTGATTCAAAAAGAAGGTCACCAGCCCTGACCGGCAACTTACCCGTAGCTGATTCCACTGGGTGGGATGGCAGCCAAAGCCGCTTAAATCCGCTTTTCGGCTGGAGGCATAATACCCATAAGCGGCCACATAAATATCGCCGACGCAGCCCGGCTCGACGAGCGGTACTACTAACAGATCATTTTTGGCGTGCAACACTACCTCAACCCGCTGGCAGGCATCAGTCCCTGCCTCATTCAGACTTTTCACCTCGGTTTCAAACTCAAATGCATCGGTTCTAATGCCCTTGATAGTCTGCTGGTTGACCAGAATAATCTTTGGTGAGGAAGAATTCCGTTTTACGCCATGCTTCTCCAGCAGTTCGCCCGTAATGTGAACCGTTTGCGCACTGATTATATCGGACGGATTTAAATACAGAGGCTCCTGGCCCCAATCCGCTTCCACCAAACCTAGCCAGCCGTCTGTGTTGATCTGGAGATCATGCTCCCGCAGCACTTGCCCACCAACCATCAGTTTAGCCCGGTAAAAGCCGGGATAGTAATATATAGCGGAATAATGGTGGTCGTTTTTATGGACCAACACCTTGCGCCGGGTATCCCAACTCTGGCTAATGAAAACCGAATCGTCGTCCCGCGCCTTGGTGGCATCATAGCTAAAGACGACTGAATTAGGTAAGCCCCGGGTTCGTATGGTGCTGGAGGAAAACCGAAAGTCAGTGGGACTGTAGGGGGGCTCTCTACGGAGCAGAAAACTCACTAACCCCAGTAGAAAGATGCCGAGAAGAGCCAGCACCAACCAAGGTATGATCCATTGGGGCTTTTTGACCAACGATACAGGCACCGGCTGCTCAACCGGTATTGCCGCCGTCTCCGCCGTTTTGAGTTGGAAATCGCGCCAATCCGTGTAGCCTAGAAATTGAGCTAATGTATTAAGCGTCGTTAAGGAGGGGGTGCTCTTAGAGTCTACTTTACCCAGAACCCGCTTTAAGGTGGACACACTTAAGGATACACCCGTTTGCTGGCCGATGTGTTCGCTTAAGCGCTCCACATCATAGTTACTCCAGGTCTCACTGGAGCCCCAGCCCAATTGAGTTTCCAGCTGAACTTTCAACTTAGCGATGGCAATAGGGATCGGAGGGGAAGACATAGCCCACAAAAGTAGAAGGAATAGGCCTTGAACCCAACTTGAACCGAAGTTGACTCCCTTTTGATCGCCGTTACTAGATCACTTAGCATCACCTTTGGCCAAACGTATCTGACCAATCCAGAATGAAAAAGGTATTCTTAATGATGTTCGTGTTGCTGGCTACGCAAGGTCTGGCGCAAAAAAACAACCTCTCCCTCGCGTCAAAACGCCTGGATTATGCCGTTCCCCTGACAGCGAGCCAATGGAGCTTCCAGGCCGGCAAAGTTGACTTTGTCGACTACAAAGGCCAAAAGGCTATGCGGCTAGCCCAGAATGCCGGACCCGTCGTTCTCAACGAAGTTATTTTCCAGGATGGAACGATTGAATTTGACCTCGAACCCATTCGGCCCGAGTCAGCTCAGTCGATTTATTTCCACCGCCATGATTCAAACGACCAGGAGATTGTCTATCTGCGCACCAACAGTACCCTGAATCCGTTAGCTAACGACGGTATCCAGTACAGCCCCTATGTCAGGGGTGTTAATCTCTGGGATTTGTACCCCGAATACCAGGCCCCGGCGCTGCTCAAGCCCGGCGAGTGGAATCACCTCAAGCTGATTGTTTCCGGCAACCGGCTACAGGTCTTTCTCAATCAGGCTCCGCAAGCAGTACTCGACATTCCTCAACTAGAATCCAACTCCCGTCAGGGTAGTATTGCCTTTGAAGGGGCTTCACACATTGCCAACTTGCACGTAAAGCCTACTATAGTCGAGGGGGTGAGTCCGCTGGCTTCCCCTGATTTGACCAACCATGATGCCAATTATCTTCGGACCTGGGCGGTATCCACTCCGCAGGAATTGCCCGATGGGCATGAATTATCCGTTCGTCAGCTACCTACCCCTGAGCAGTTTAACGATAGCATCGGGGCGGAACGGCGGGGGTTGCTGAATCTAACCCGTAAATATGGTGCCAGTAAGACGCGACGAGTGGTCTGGCTACAAACCACCCTGGTCGCTCAGGAAGCGGTCAGTACGAACTTGCAATTGGGATTCAGTGATGAAGTGTGGGTCTTCTTGAACCATCAGATGGTGCTGGTTGACAAGAACGTATATCAATATAATATGCGTAAATACCCGGATGGACGGATTTCGACTCAGAATGCAACGGCTCCGCTTACCCTCAAGACGGGCCAGAACGATTTGTTGATTGGGGTCGCCAATGATTTTTATGGCTGGGGCCTGATGGCCCGCTTAGAAAGCACAACCCATATTCAGGCAACCGGGCAGGTGGCCCGAATTCTTTCGTTAGCCAACGAATTGTCCTCGCTGGATGTGTCGGTTTATGAAGGCACCTACCGCAATGCAGACGTCCAATTTACGCTTCGCTTTTTTAAAAAGGGTAAACGTCTTCAGCTTCAGCTATCAGGTCCGGACCCGATAGACTTGCAAGCGTTAGGCCATCACAGTTTTCTTTATACTGCGTCGAGTGCTACGTTTGACTTTGATTTAGGCCATAAAAAAGTGATTTTACGACAAGGAAGTGACACCCGAGCATTTGTCAAAGAGTGAGCATGTAGTTGGTGGACATGACTCCTTTTCAGCTTGGCTCGAATAAGACAGATTACCTGGACTGGTTAATCTGTCTGTATGCATTATGAATTTACCTGTTGGTCATCCTCCTTTGATCAAGATGCCTAGGCTAATTCTTAACCGAGTGACAAACCATCCATGGTCATTCCTAATTTGTAACTCTATTTTATACATTCTCAAATAATGCTCATTCGCGAGACATCTGAAAGTGCGCTGAAGGGGCACTTAATTAGCCAAGCAATTGGTTGATCCCTCAACTCAGCCGCTTTGCAGGCCAATTTCAACCAACTTTTTAAGGTGCGCTAACTGATCGGCACTCTCGGCAGCAACGGCTTGAGGCAACTGGCTCGACAGATGCTTCAGGAGCGCGGTCCAGTTTGGGGCCGTAGCATTCGCTTGTTTGCTGAGGACGGGTGCTGCCTGCAGGAACTGGTCCATTAATCCGGTGGCTTGGCTCAGGTTACTCCTTAAGATGGCCTGATAGGCCGCTTGTTCATGGGGACTTAAATCCAGTTTGTCATTGAGAAAGTACTGAGCAAAACCAATGGCGCTGATGCAGTTACGCAGATCATGGATAAGCAAATCCAATCGGTGGTGCTCGGGTTCCTTTTCGGATAGGGACGGCTGCGTTTTGGGGGAGTCAGGACGGCGTCGCTTCATCGATCGTACGTAATTGTCTTCTTGGTTAAAATGAGGACAGCACAGTGATGGAAAGGGGATAAATTACCTACTAAGGTCAGCATCCTGAACGGCATTGGCTTGTGGGTTCAACTTGTTCCTTCCGCCCTGCATTGAACCCGTACATGTGAAGAGATGAACCAACTCACCCTCAATTAGTTTTATCTACCCCTCATCCGTAATATACGGATAGAATCAGACAGACATAAAAAAATCGTTGTCGCTTCAAACGCTCCCCCGTGAGACGAATAAGCTTTGATGGGTCTGATCGTTTAATGGGGCGTTACAGGCTACTAGAGGAATCAACCGTAAATTCATCACCATCTCATCCTAGGCCGTAATCAATACAAGCTAAGGTAAAAATCACTTAGCGCTTAGTCAACTCGTAGATAGCATCCACATCATGAATCATAAGCTGTTGCCCACCGTTGGCGAAGCGAAAGAAAAAACCGTAAGCTTTGTTCCAGAACTCATTGGTCGCAATCGGCGTCAGCTCGAAGTCCTGGCCTTTTAAAGAGAGCAGCAGTTTCCCAGAGTCTAAACGATTGCTTACCTCCATACCTGAACTGGCCCCATACCTACCCGTAAAGGGTTCCAGTTGCGGGCTGGTTAGTGCAATCGGCTTAAACGTGGGAAGCGTATCGGCCATCCCGAAGCAGGCCTTAAAAACGTGTTGTAAAATCTGGGCTTTGGGGTAGACCTCCCCGTTGGTGCAATAAGCAATGGCTAGGTGGCTTTGGGGATAATATTGGAGCGAAGCGGCAAAACCCTCCGTCTTGCCATTGTGGCCATAGCCTGGGTGCAAAGCGTCGCCATATGGAAATAGACCTTTGCCATAGCCATCCTGCATTTGCTTCATGGTGTCCAGACTCTGTTGACTGATCAGCCGCCCACTAAACAAGCTCGTAATGAATTGGCATAGATCGCCCGGTGTCGATAGGATAGCACCGGCACCGCTAAAGTTATCTAAGTAAGCCGCCCGATCTGCTTTCCAGGCCTGGTTAACATATTTGTAGGAAACGGCTTCCTGGGCCTGGAAGCCAGCGTGATCCCCGTAATACGTATGCTTTAGAGCCAGTGGCTGGATGATCTTTTCGGTGACGATGGCCTTATAGGGCTTTCGGTAAAGTTGCTCCAGGATGTAGCTCAGTAGTAAATAATTAGAGTTGTTATAGTCGGCTCTCGCATCGGGTTCAAAATCGGGTTTTTGGGTCTTGATCATCGTCAGCAACTCAGCGTGTGTCTTAGGCTGGTCCTTCCAGGTATCATAATCGGTATTATTGGTAAAACTGGCTAGTCCACTGCGGTGCCCTACTAACTGGGCAATGGTAATGGTATGAGCATTGGCTAGGTCGGGGAAAAACCGACTAAGCTTGTCGGTGAGCCTCAGTTGATGGGCTTCGATGAGTTGATAGACCAGTACGGCCGTAAAGATTTTGGTGATCGAGCCGACGCGGAATTGGGTCTGGGCAAGTTGATCCGAGCCGACCGATCGTTGGTAGCGTAGTTCTCCGTTCTGGGTAATGGCGATACTGCCCTTGGCGAGCTGATTGGCCGCCAACCGATTGAAGAGGCTATCTAAGCCCGAGGTAGTCAGCTGAGCACTGGTAAACAAAGGGGGAAGCCACAGCGAGAAGAAAATCACAACACGTATCATGGGAGCGATTGGTCTGTAGAAGTATCGAAGCGGTTATGTGCTACAAGGTATGCATTTCGGATCGATCACACCTTGGGCTGACCTATTTTTATCTACAACCCAGCACTCATTGGTATAAGGTTAAGATAGCTGATCTTACTAAACCCTCCTAAATAAGACAGACAAAAACAGACATTTGTTGTGACGCTGGCTTAATAATGTCAAGTGCTAGTAGATACTTTTGTAGGGGTATGCAACCAACTGATTGCTGGCTGCATCTCTCCTTAAAAAGCAATCACGAAGACCATGACTAGCCAATCAAATCTATCCTTATCATTTCTCTTTTGCATTACATTATTGGCCACTATGGACTTGCAACAGTATAGTGGAGATTTTCAGGCGGCCATCGAGGAAGTGTAAAAATAAGATTCCTGTTGACTGGGCGTTCGGTAATTCAACACCGAGTGTTTCCGTCGGCGGTTGTACCAACCTTCGATATACTCAAAGGTGGCCAATCGAGCCGCAGACCGCGTCGTAAAGTAAGTATGGTTGACCATCTCGCACTTAAGGGTCTTGAAAAAACTCTCCGCAACCGCATTATCCCAACAATTACCTTTGCGACTCATACTTTGCACCACTGGTAAGTCCTTTAATTCATCTCTGAATTCAGGGCAAGCATATTGGATGCCCCGGTCCGAATGAAATACAAGTTGGCCATCTATAGTTCTGTTTATGAGGGCCATACGCCAAGCTTCTACACTCGTCTCCACCGCTTTCATACTATCGCTCATGGCCCAGCCAACCACTTTCCGGTCGGCCAGATCCAAAATCACAGTTAGGTAAAGCCACCCCTGACCAGTTGCGATATAGGTAATGTCTGACACCCACTTTTGCCCTGGTTTATCGGCAGTAAATTCTCTATTCAACACGTTTTTAGCTACTGAGTAGTCATGAGTTGATTCCGTAGTCTGCACCCGATACTTTTTATACATGATGCTACGAATCCCGACCTTCTTCATGAGTCTGGCAATACGGTTACGGGATGCCTTCACCCCCTGCTCGCGGAGTTCATCAGCAATCCGGGGACTGCCATAGCGAGACTGGCTTTTATTATGCACTTGTCGGATCCGGTTGATCAACTTATCTTGATTCAGTTGCCTCTTCCCAATCGGATGTTTACGCCAATAGTAATAACCACTACTGCTCACGTTCAGTACGTTACACATCTTCTCAACGGGAAATTCGCTGGCATGTTCCTCTATAAATCGGAATACCTCCCGTCGCCCCTGGAGAAGATGCTGACCGCCTTTTTTAATATATCGCGTTCCATCTGGGCCTCTTTGAGCTCGCGTTGCAACCTTCTGATCTGTTGCTGTTCGTCAGTGAGTGTGGTATTGGCAGGCAACATTTGATCGTTCTTTTTATGCCGCTGTCTCCATTTGCGAATTCGTCCTGGATCAATATCCAATTCGCGGGCGGCATCTTGAATTGATCCTTTTGCATACGATAATTCGATGGCCATTTCCTTGAAGGCTTCGTCAAATACACGTCGTTTAACCATAGTCAAATTGAAGTTTGTCCTCAAATCTGCCTAAAAAAAGTCTCCAGTCAAATGTAGCAAGTTCATTACCGGCAATTAAAACACAGTTTCCGCCTTCGTTTCCAGGTGGAGAAAACAAGCTAAATACATTTGTTCTGGATCAAATTGAGGAAGCGGAAACGCCGATTAAACTAGGTTTAAAGACTTGGTTGACAGCTACTCTCGATGGAACTGGTAAAGTCATTGAATTAGTCCCAACGTATGATGCTGATCCAACATTGAAAAAAGAAATGGCACGGGTGGGCACCTCGATGCCACGCTGGAACCCAGGCACGATTAATGGGCACGGGGTAGAAACGAAGTTTCAATTTCTACTTCGGCGATAACTTGAACTAGTTCCTTCAATTGCACATTCTCAAATAATGCTCCCACATGAGACGAGTAAGAATTACGTGTCGATAAATAGGGCGTTTTAATAGACTATACCTTTTTCACTGCTACAACACCTTGTAAGGCAGTATGAAGTAAGCTGAGTAGGGCGCCAACTTAAATCTTGTTTTTAACCGTCGTTTTGATCTGTGTGTAAGGGGCTAGGTCAATCCCCTTGCGACTTCTAAGGGTAGCCGATGTTTTCCAAGGGTAATTGAACAGCAGCCGGTTAAGAGTCTCGTTTACTAACGTGAGCGTAAAACGTACGGCTCTGCCGTTCGCTGACCAGACTAAGCCATTAGCCTGAGGGGTGAGCACCAACCGCTCCTGTCTTGTTTTCCCTTGCTCTTCAACCGCCCGCACTACGTCCAGGGTAGAATGCTGAAACATGGGTTCTGAAAACTCAATGACGAAAGTAGCTGTGGTGTCATGAATCGTTTGATCGGCCAGATTACACCCTTTAATGAACGGCTTGCTCAAGGACGCTTGTCGTAAACCAAGCCGTTTAACGAAGGCTGGATAGATATCTTTGAGCATTTGCCCTGGCTTCCGCCGATGGTAGAGCGTAGCCAGCTCCTGATTAAATAAAGTGCTGGCATAAAAGCCACGGGTTTCGTTTTGCAGCGCCCAATCTTGACTCACTTTCGCGGCTACGGTTGGGAAATAACGCAGCACGTAAAGATTATATACGGCCCAGGTCATGTATTCATTAAACGTCGCCAGGCTGTCTTTCTGGTAGCCACTGCCCGAATCCCATTGGCTATTGGCAAAGTTGGCCCGCACTAATAAACGGTACTGATCCGTAAGCGGGTTGACGAAGGCATGATCTAATTCGGTAAACAGCATATGCGTGCCCGAAGCCACCTCTTCCTCACTAACCAACTGAAGGGTTTTGCCCGTTAGTAGAAAGCCCGGCAACGTAATAAAATCAGTTCCTACCCCCGCTACCATTCGGTGGCAGTTCATTCGGCCCACCAGCGGAGACAGGACAATGGCATACCCCGAGATGTCAGAATGTTTACCAAATTCGGTTTCTAAAAAATGGAGCATCTCAGGATATCGCTGCGAGCTTAGGTAAGCACTGGCCAGCCCCTGATAATAGGACAAATGATCCCGATAAAAGCGTCGAAACTCCGTGACCTTGACGAAGTCTTCAACTAACTTCAGGTTCTCCTCGAAGGGGTTAAATCCTTGGTTTGCCGTAAAGTCAACCCGTCTGACTAACTGATTCGAGGAGTCAAAGGCGAATGCATAGGCATCGGTCCGGAAACTGAGATAGCTCTCCCATTGTTGCCGGGAATAATTCACCTTGGCCAGCAAGGGATGGTTGCTGTACCGATCAAAGTAGTCTCTCACTTCCCGATAGTAACTCGATTGCTGGGATACCTCCCAAGAATCGGTTTTACCGTAGTCCGTCAGCGCCAGAATAATATTTGCCAGTTCATAGGTTTCCGAAAGTCGGACAGGTGAATCCTGGCCAGGGGCAGGCTGATGCATCCGGGAGGAATCGCTTAAAAAGAGCATAACCAAGAGGGCTGATAAGTTGATCATCAGAGAAAGACGGTAGCCTATAGGGTTGAAAGAAATTGTTCAGGGACAGAACCTCGGCTCAGACTAGGGATGGAGTGACTTTTTGACGGCTTCTTTTTTGCCTCTGGATATGGGTATCTGGCTGCCATCGGCTAATAGCAAGAAGTCACCGTAGTCTTTCCGCCAGCTTTTGATAAAGGCTTTGTTTACCAAATGGGTCTGATGACACCGTAAAAAGCCGTAGCCACTCAGCAATTCGTCGTATTCATAGATGGGTTTACTGACCACTAAGCTTGTACCATCGCTTAAAAAAAACGTAGTATAGTTGTTAGCAGACTCACACCGGACAATCTCACCCGTCCTGACAAATCGGGTTTCCTGCGTCGTTGACAGGGCGATCCGTTGGTCTTCGTTACGGGATTGCGCCTGGAGCCACTGCATCAGGTAACCTACCTGTTGATTCTGGTCTTTTTATTGACGTTGTTTACTGGCTCTGGCTACGGCTGCCTGTAGCTCACTAATGTCGACGGGTTTGAGTAAATAATCCACCGCAGCAAACCGCATTGCCTGGATAGCATACTGATCATAGGCCGTCACAAAGATGACCTCAAAATCGTACTTGGCCAGACTCCGTAGCAATGCAAAGCCATCCTGGTCCGGCATCTGAATATCCAAAAAGAGCAGATCTGAACTTGCTACATTTGACTGGAGACTTTTTTTAGGCAGATTTGAGGCCAAACTTCAATTTGACCATGGTTAAACGACGTGTGTTTGACGAAGCATTCAAGGAAATGGCTGTCGAGCTGTCTTATGTAAAAGGATCAATTCAAGAAGCCGCCCGCGAATTGGACATCGATCCAGGACGAATCAGCAAATGGAGACAACGCCACAAAAAAAACGATCAAACGTTGCCTGCCAATACCACACTTACTGACGAACAGCAACAGATCAGAAGCTAGCTAGCTAGTTGCAACTTGCAACCTTCTGATCTGTTGCTGTTCGTCAGTAAGTGTGGTATTGGCAGGCAACGTTTGATCGTTTTTTTTGTGGCGTTGTCTCCATTTGCTGATTCGTCCTGGATCGATGTCCAATTCGCGGGCGGCTTCTTGAATTGATCCTTTTACATAAGACAGCTCGACAGCCATTTCCTTGAATGCTTCGTCAAACACACGTCGTTTAACCATGGTCAAATTGAAGTTTGGCCTCAAATCTGCCTAAAAAAAGTCTCCAGTCAAATGTAGCAAGTTCAAGGGGGGAATTAAATCGGTAGTCTTTGTATTCGACCGGAACAGACCCGCCCAGGCCTACCTGTTTAACTCCAGTAGCATATACCGTATCCTCAATGGATATAGTTAACAATGGAGCACCTTTAAGACTCTGAAATTCGTATAGTTGGATTGGTTCTTCAGCAATGTAGTAGTATCGATTAACGGTACAGCCTGACAATGATAGTACGACGAGGCAGAGTAGAATTAATTTCAAGTCGGAAAGATTTAGGCGAGTCATATGCAAAGAATATTATTTTCAATGACTCCCCATTTTCACTTTACTTAGCGGTAGGGATTAGCGCAAAAAGCCTCGATCTGACGAGGCCTAAGGGACTGTACCTTTTTGATCTTTGGTTGGCCTAGGTTAGCCTAAACAGCGTACCAATGAACGTGACTCAGTGGATCGACGGTTAAAGCAGCTTAATGATAGTTCAGGGCGGGGGCTAGGCCAGCCGTTGTAATTACTTTTTCTGCCGCTGATCTGCCTGAGCTTTATAATTTATGCTGTCCACAAAAGACTGGGCCTTAGCAGCCGCGGCAATGTCATTGCCCTGCTTACTTAATTCTCGGAAGGTTCTTCCTTCATTAGAAACGCCCTTTTCATCGTTTGCCTTTTTCGCCATCATAATCCACCCTAATTCTGTTTTACTAATTGGTGGCATAACCTCCAGTAACGGGCCTAAGCCTATAGCTTCGGTGTATTTCTGGTCCAGGGGGTCAGAAGAGCATGCTGTTAAACAAAACAGGATAAACGTATTGAGTAGGACAATCTTCATCGTGTGTGCTTTTAACATGAAGAAGGCTAACTCGTTGAATTCCTACTAGTTGGATTAGGTAACGGTATCAGTGGGCATAAAAAACAGCAGCTACTCAATAAGTAGCTGCTGTTTGCAATAAACTTATTCTACTTATTAAACAATCTAATCTTAGAACAGAGTTTGTAGTCAAAGCCGGTTTTATAGTGAGGTAGTGGTAAACTAGACTTCAGGTATTTAGCTGCATGCTCTAGCTTGAACAAAAAACAGCAAATGCCCAGTAAGCATTTGCTGTTTGAGAACAATCTACACAATACTAGAATAATTCGTTTAACCCTATAACTGCGATCCCGGGAGAATGCACATATATAGTGAGGTTATGGCATATAAAAAAACAGCAGCTACCCAGAAGGTGGCTGCTGTATACCTCTAAATTCCACAATATTCATTAACCTAACCCTGAAAC contains:
- a CDS encoding DUF6434 domain-containing protein, which produces MNADKRPLLTRAIPVTDFSDYYWLKKELVDFCTRQGLKTSGSKLEITERIAHFLQTGRPPTDLARPSKSSNSADGPPLVVMMDAPITKNYTSGEHIRGFFKSVIGPHFHFTVGLMKFCKENPTKTFGDAVQYWQEEYHRKSDKSYQPEIGPQFEYNQYIRDFMAANAGASLKEAIRHWKQKRSARGDNKYSRDDLAYESSETNE
- a CDS encoding transposase, which codes for MVKRRVFDEAFKEMAIELSYAKGSIQDAARELDIDPGRIRKWRQRHKKNDQMLPANTTLTDEQQQIRRLQRELKEAQMERDILKKAVSIFSRGDGRYSDL
- a CDS encoding DUF4932 domain-containing protein, with amino-acid sequence MINLSALLVMLFLSDSSRMHQPAPGQDSPVRLSETYELANIILALTDYGKTDSWEVSQQSSYYREVRDYFDRYSNHPLLAKVNYSRQQWESYLSFRTDAYAFAFDSSNQLVRRVDFTANQGFNPFEENLKLVEDFVKVTEFRRFYRDHLSYYQGLASAYLSSQRYPEMLHFLETEFGKHSDISGYAIVLSPLVGRMNCHRMVAGVGTDFITLPGFLLTGKTLQLVSEEEVASGTHMLFTELDHAFVNPLTDQYRLLVRANFANSQWDSGSGYQKDSLATFNEYMTWAVYNLYVLRYFPTVAAKVSQDWALQNETRGFYASTLFNQELATLYHRRKPGQMLKDIYPAFVKRLGLRQASLSKPFIKGCNLADQTIHDTTATFVIEFSEPMFQHSTLDVVRAVEEQGKTRQERLVLTPQANGLVWSANGRAVRFTLTLVNETLNRLLFNYPWKTSATLRSRKGIDLAPYTQIKTTVKNKI
- a CDS encoding DinB family protein, whose amino-acid sequence is MENTVQLSQTMVPIVLSPQQLLAHWQGHRGLTRRLIEAYPEEHFFSYSLGGMRPCSALIDEVLQMADQSMQGVVSGIWPSFGQGSEAPPKATTKEQVLAQWDRVTETINAHWPQIPSTRFQEVDKAFGLYEGPIYWFLFYLIDNEIHHRGQAYVYLRTLGVEPPAFWDRPQV
- a CDS encoding IS3 family transposase, which gives rise to MKKGGQHLLQGRREVFRFIEEHASEFPVEKMCNVLNVSSSGYYYWRKHPIGKRQLNQDKLINRIRQVHNKSQSRYGSPRIADELREQGVKASRNRIARLMKKVGIRSIMYKKYRVQTTESTHDYSVAKNVLNREFTADKPGQKWVSDITYIATGQGWLYLTVILDLADRKVVGWAMSDSMKAVETSVEAWRMALINRTIDGQLVFHSDRGIQYACPEFRDELKDLPVVQSMSRKGNCWDNAVAESFFKTLKCEMVNHTYFTTRSAARLATFEYIEGWYNRRRKHSVLNYRTPSQQESYFYTSSMAA
- a CDS encoding transposase, yielding MFPRGGPPPRQCRQIIRTAYDPFYRRALERQQSRRGKRLKRLRQRTVEPVLGSLVEYNGLRKINVRGKAGAHKVMLMAATAFNLKKYMKFTTKSTLSQAIALRVEWSLSSQDTFLCFGMPFLN
- a CDS encoding family 16 glycoside hydrolase, translated to MKKVFLMMFVLLATQGLAQKNNLSLASKRLDYAVPLTASQWSFQAGKVDFVDYKGQKAMRLAQNAGPVVLNEVIFQDGTIEFDLEPIRPESAQSIYFHRHDSNDQEIVYLRTNSTLNPLANDGIQYSPYVRGVNLWDLYPEYQAPALLKPGEWNHLKLIVSGNRLQVFLNQAPQAVLDIPQLESNSRQGSIAFEGASHIANLHVKPTIVEGVSPLASPDLTNHDANYLRTWAVSTPQELPDGHELSVRQLPTPEQFNDSIGAERRGLLNLTRKYGASKTRRVVWLQTTLVAQEAVSTNLQLGFSDEVWVFLNHQMVLVDKNVYQYNMRKYPDGRISTQNATAPLTLKTGQNDLLIGVANDFYGWGLMARLESTTHIQATGQVARILSLANELSSLDVSVYEGTYRNADVQFTLRFFKKGKRLQLQLSGPDPIDLQALGHHSFLYTASSATFDFDLGHKKVILRQGSDTRAFVKE
- a CDS encoding serine hydrolase domain-containing protein; translated protein: MIRVVIFFSLWLPPLFTSAQLTTSGLDSLFNRLAANQLAKGSIAITQNGELRYQRSVGSDQLAQTQFRVGSITKIFTAVLVYQLIEAHQLRLTDKLSRFFPDLANAHTITIAQLVGHRSGLASFTNNTDYDTWKDQPKTHAELLTMIKTQKPDFEPDARADYNNSNYLLLSYILEQLYRKPYKAIVTEKIIQPLALKHTYYGDHAGFQAQEAVSYKYVNQAWKADRAAYLDNFSGAGAILSTPGDLCQFITSLFSGRLISQQSLDTMKQMQDGYGKGLFPYGDALHPGYGHNGKTEGFAASLQYYPQSHLAIAYCTNGEVYPKAQILQHVFKACFGMADTLPTFKPIALTSPQLEPFTGRYGASSGMEVSNRLDSGKLLLSLKGQDFELTPIATNEFWNKAYGFFFRFANGGQQLMIHDVDAIYELTKR